In Populus nigra chromosome 1, ddPopNigr1.1, whole genome shotgun sequence, one genomic interval encodes:
- the LOC133705836 gene encoding actin-depolymerizing factor 2, with translation MANAASGMAVHDDCKLKFLELKAKRTYRFIVYKIEEKQKQVIVEKLGEPAQSYEDFTASLPADECRYAVYDFDFVTEENVQKSRIFFIAWSPDTSRVRSKMIYASSKDRFKRELDGIQVELQATDPTEMGLDVIKSRAS, from the exons ATG GCCAACGCAGCATCTGGTATGGCTGTGCATGATGACTGCAAGCTGAAGTTCTTGGAGCTGAAGGCGAAAAGAACTTACCGCTTCATAGTTTATAAGATTGAGGAAAAGCAGAAGCAGGTTATTGTGGAAAAGCTTGGCGAGCCTGCCCAAAGCTATGAAGATTTTACTGCAAGCCTCCCTGCTGATGAGTGTCGCTATGCtgtttatgattttgattttgtgactGAAGAGAATGTCCAGAAGAGCAGAATTTTCTTCATTGCATG GTCTCCTGACACATCACGGGTGAGAAGCAAGATGATTTATGCTAGTTCCAAGGACAGGTTCAAGAGAGAGCTAGATGGCATTCAGGTAGAATTGCAGGCAACTGATCCAACTGAAATGGGTCTTGATGTCATCAAGAGCCGTGCCAGCTAA